In the genome of Pempheris klunzingeri isolate RE-2024b chromosome 11, fPemKlu1.hap1, whole genome shotgun sequence, one region contains:
- the birc5b gene encoding baculoviral IAP repeat-containing protein 5b, translating into MASIGVMTARFYSYDKMYSLDLREQSFADWPFREECNCTPEKMAMAGFVHCPSENEPDVACCFFCLIELEGWEPDDDPWSEHIKRSPNCGFLTMKKDFTELTVAEFYHMEKERLKVYLRKDCHKKMAYLRDDIDRMLETLKSQLDSI; encoded by the exons ATGGCCAGCATAGGTGTAATGACAGCCAGGTTTTACTCATATGACAAAATGTACAGTCTGGATTTACGCGAACAAAGCTTTGCAGACTGGCCGTTTAGAGAAGAATGTAACTGCACACCTGAAAAG ATGGCCATGGCTGGCTTTGTCCACTGCCCCAGTGAGAATGAGCCTGATGTTGCctgctgtttcttctgtttgatTGAGCTTGAGGGCTGGGAGCCAGATGATGATCCCTG GTCTGAACACATAAAACGCTCCCCTAACTGTGGATTCTTAACCATGAAAAAAGACTTCACCGAGCTAACTGTGGCTGAATTCTATCATATGGAAAAGGAGAGGCTAAAGGTCTACCTT agAAAGGATTGCCATAAGAAGATGGCATATTTGCGGGATGACATAGATCGTATGCTTGAGACCCTCAAATCTCAGTTGGACTCTATATGA